The DNA window atgaagagaaGCGTTTTGAGGAGAAGACGTcaaggcggagacaggaaaGGGCACGGGACGTTTCCTCTCTTTGGTGGAGTCCTGCGCGCGCTCAGGATTCCGCGAAGGCATCGCGAGGGCGCGTTTTTCCAGGCTGTGTGTTCATCGCTCAGAGTACAAATAGAGGTGCACGTCCGCATCCTCGTGAGGTCTTCGATTTGCCTTCTACACACGcttgtatacatatatatatatatatttatatttgcTGGTCCgactgtatatatatgcatatatatatctatagatgcatgcatatatgtgtatgccTATACTTCTGTTTTGTTTGTGCGGCGCTCCCTTCGGCCGAGTCGGGTCTCtgaggagagcgagcagcCTCGCTGAGAAGCGCCACGAAGAGGGCGTCGCTtggggggcgcgggcgacggcgctgaaGCAGGACTGCGATctgaggagggggaggcgactcggggcgacggcggatgCGAGAGACGCATTCTGAAGCACAGGAGTGTCGCCGCTCCTCCCACTGTTGGTGCGCGGGGTTGGTCCGAgagactcgcggcgccggctccGCTTTCCGTAACTTGATTTTTTTGTAACGCATCAGAAGCATTTCCACCAGACTCTCCACAGGAAGCGACCCGCGAGGGCTCCCGAGAGGTGCTTGCGTGGCAGCTGCCCTTTTTTCCCGCGAAGCGTTTCGACACGAGGCACCAGATGAACTGGCGAGTTTTGCTGAACTCTTAGCTGCGAAGAGCTTCAGATACGTGTGCGTGTGGCGATGCAGGGACTCTCACTCAGTGTACCCTTCGCGTTGCAGAAGGCAGTGAAAAACTCAGGTGACTCCTCACCACGATAGATCCGCACGGGGGTTGGGCGCGCAGTGCTTCGACGgccggcagcgacgaagTTGATGTGCATCGCCCTAGGCAGAAACACTCCCTAGGCCGCGCAACGGTCTTCGTCGGGACTTAGCTGATGCAGTTCAGAGGTTTTTGAGCTATCTGACATATTTGGTTTTCTGAATCACGTCCCAGTCACTTCTCTGTAGCCGCGGgcaggctccgcgccgcggccgcgtgctTGTGCTGCGCGCGCAAAGAAGTTTGCGCTCGCACCTGATCACTCTGCGCTCAATGCGTCTGTAAGAGAATGCGTCGGGAATGTCAAGAGACCGGTAAAAGAAACACGACACGCGTTGTTTCCGCCACACGACTCGCACATCGCCAGGGCACCTCCCGCGGACATCTCCACACAGCGctgtccccccccctcgcgtGTGCCTCTGGCCTTTTCCTGCTGCCTAGCTAGAGCGCAGTTTGTCGATTGCTCCGGGAGCGCAGAAGCTGTAGGTGGTTGGGGGGGGCGTGCGCTCTCCGCGACTCTTTGTCTTTCTCCCTTGCTTCACATCctcggcctccggcgcctccttccaGCGGCCTCCACCGCGCGgacccgcgtcgccgctctcgcccggGGCGCTCAACGCACGGGGGCGGCAGAGGTCGATGGAACGGAGGAAGTtgtctcgcgctgcgcgttctcgcgcgtggcgccggcgtcgggcgcgctCTGTCGCGCTTGGGTCGGTATCGAGCTCGAGAGGCACCTCTCGGGGCTGCTCCGCCGTGGGCGCCAGGgggaggctgcgaggcgccgtcCAGCTGGGGGCCTTGTGCCCGTCTGCGACGGCTTCATTCGATCCCTGGGGACTCtcagagacacgcggcgccgcggggcgcccCTTGACATCGCTctgacgcagcggcggctgggACTGGGACTTGGCAGGCGCCTCGTCCTGGAGCGACAGCGCATTCTCCCTCGCGTGCGCGACAAGGCCCTGCAGAGCACAACGACACACGCGAACGCAGGCGATCAGAGGCGCGGACACTGCTTGAAGAGCTGAAACGCGCCAACAcacgcgtgcgcatgcgcagcaagCCCTGCAGAACGAGGTCGGGTGGCCTGAGAGGGAATGCAGAGAACCGCGGCGCCCCGATGGACGCACAAGACCGTCCTGCAAGGCCATGAAACACGAAAGGCGGCACGTAGGATAgtgggagacgccgcgcttcTCACGCATACGGCTAGCGGCAAAGTGGCCTGCTCCGGACTcgtttcgcgtcttctgggcgccgcacgcgccttGCCCTTCGAGGCAGAGCTTTTCCGTCCTCTGTTGCTGCTTGAGGCTGCGTGTCGAGTCGGTTGTCTCACTTGGAAGTCGAGGCCGCTGATCCATTCCACGAACTGCAGCGGGACTCTGAAGGAGCTGAGATCCGAGCCCCTGGCCTCAATTTTCTTGTTTGGCACGACGAACGCTCCCAGCACgacgggcggaggcgcccaggCCGGCGGCACGGAGtttgtctccgcgtctgcgtctttcgCCGCCAGCCTTCCGTgtcccgcgcgccgcgggcgcacgCCCAGTACAACCTTGAACAAGTGCGTGGGAACCGCCACCAGCCGCGAGCCAACGACTTCGTGCTCCATGTGAAGCAGCGCAGCCTTCCCAGACGATGGATGCGAAGCggcaggagaagaagaggaggaagagaaagaggaggaagaaggctgTGAGTCGGCCTGTTcgcggagcgcctcgcggcaggcacgcagcgcgagctccagcacgtccgcgtcggcgcgcggcgcagtccCAGGCGCGGGTGCAAAGTACGAAAAGAGCGAAAAAGCGGAGGTTgaggcgcggtcgcggacgcTCGAGCCGGtcagcgcctccagcgacACAGGGAAGACATCCGGAGAGGATGAGAAGGGTCTGGAGGCAGATGCGGAGGCCAGAATGCAGCGGCGCAACCGGGATGTCTCGTAAATGCTGTGTACATGTCCGAGCGAAGTATACGAGCCTCCAGACTCCCAGAGCTGGGCACACGCCAGAGAGATCTGGTGCATCCCTATGGCGGAGCACCTGTTCTGATACGTGTGCACTGCCGCCAGCAGCAATCTCATGCATCTGCGtttacatatgtatatatacagatatacgcatgaatatatatatatatacgggtatacatatatatagatataaatACAGTTATATAGCTGTATGTGGGTAGGTATGTGGGGATGATTCAAGCGCTAGGACGCGTGCGTCTTTGAACCGATTTTGCATCGAGCGACCTCAAGGAAAAAACAAGTTTGGAGTGCCAAATCGGGGGCGGAGGATGCGCGATGCGTCGCCTTGGCAACGGAGCTGAATCGGCATGCAGAACCCCGCGCGATGCGGCGATACGCGCTTCGGACGCCTACGTAAACGTAACCGAGCTAAAGTGATTTTGAGATTCGCGCAATCACACACGGCatgcggcgcatgcggccggGTTGCGCATGGGTTGTACCTGAGGCAGGCGAAGTTCCTCATGAGGGACCTGGCGCCCTCGTGCTCCccgtctctcttttcctgAGGCTTCCCTCGCAGGAGTCGCGCCGCGAAtcctcgtctcgccgcgagtTCGCTCGGTTCGTCGCACTGACCGTTTCCCGCGGTGTCGTCTGCTTCGAGCGCCTGGGCACTCCGTCCTCGGAGACAGGGTTTggacgcgtcggcgcctgcctcggccgccccgctgcgtcgcgggctCGGCGACCCGCCGTCCGCCTGCGCCACGGAGGGGCGTTCAaactcgcgctgcgcgtccttcgcgtcggcgccgctggctgccgcagccgcggcagcgttgctcgcaggcgcagagaccgAGCGGGCGAGTgcagcgtgcggcgcggcgtggtGGGCAGCGGAGCTCGAACGCAGCGGGCACGCTGGGAGCGCGACGTGTGTggtgcgggcgacgaggTCGCTCGGAATCCATAGCGGACCCGAGACCACGTAGACGTCCTCGTAGAGCTGCGTGAGAGCCTTGGTTAACATCTCGAGCCGAAACCTGAGGCATCCCGTCTCCGCAAACGCACAGAAAGCGGAAAACGTCTCGGCGACTCTGGTGTGAAACCAGGAACATAACTGCGTACACCTAGATGTAGACACGCCTGCAGAGCCGAAGGGTAAACGTCGACGCGCGGGCACTGCGCGACTGAACTACGAAGACGCACTGATACATAGACACGCACATGCCGACACCTCAcaggcaggccgccgccttgAGCCCCTTCACGAGTAGATGAGAGAATAGTTAGTCGCAtttggagagagagacggctgAAGCACTCGGTTCCACTCACCACTCTCCGGCGTTCACAGCTTGGTTTTGCGGCACAATGTTCGCACCGAGCGAGAAGGTGCTCTGAACCGACTCGAGGGAGTCCTTATGCAACGCGACCGCCGCTAGGTGTCCCTTGCTGTAGCCTGAGAGCCACGGAGACACAGGCTCCAGAGCGGGTCTGCTTCGAAATCGAGTccacgcctgcgcgtcttgtGGCACGCGACACGCCACCTGTTCACTACCTACAGTGCGCCGCAAGcacggcgcgacgcgcggcacTCGCGGTGAAGGCCTGCTGGGGAACAAGATagtcgaagacgaagacgcacgGAAACGAggctgagagagagacgcgagacgcagagcgccaCCACGCATGTACTGCCCAGGGAATCCGCCAGGCAGCACGTAGGGTCGCGGAGGAAGATGATCAAGTgaggggaggcggagcgGGATGCACACAAGCAGGCGCAAGCCTCGCGAAAGCGGCTAGGAACACGGCGGCGGGATTCGAGAGACAAGCGAGACTTGAAAAGAATCGAACCTTCGTTTTGTTATGAGCTACGAGCTTCCTAAATAGATATTTAtacagagaagaagggctTCGAAGGGCGATAGAGCCacccgcgtcggcggcctcaAGGAGCACACACCAGATCGCAAATAATCGCTGTTATCCGCGCTCCAGGCCTTCTCAATGCGCGTGTCCTGTGTAAAATTGAGGCCTCGGCGGTCCACGCCGCCCGTGGCTTTGAAgcccttctgcttcttcttcgaatataagccgcgccgccctagAGCAGCGTCCGTCGGCCCCTCTCCGTCCTGGGCCTGTTCCGCATCGCTTGACTCCGCGTCATCCTCGGAGCTCGCTCCACTTCCCGCGACAGTGTCGCTGCGCTCCTCAGAGTCCCtctcctgcgtgcgcgccaccggctgcgtctctgcggcctcggcgccaggtgtgcgccgaggcgcgtcgGTCGCCGTGTCGCGTCCCTGTGGCTCACGCCGCCggcccttcgcc is part of the Besnoitia besnoiti strain Bb-Ger1 chromosome XII, whole genome shotgun sequence genome and encodes:
- a CDS encoding hypothetical protein (encoded by transcript BESB_023020), which gives rise to MKLRHRMHPVPSVLGKPLRRVRVLSGPCASPGSTHVVCSPLLRSTVTVSSPPAAQRRSTAACVLPTADFVASRDAERQPRLSPLTRRAFSTSPASPASPAPSTGASPARGATSFVSWRSLAVFSLGTLCGATGVWLLARIHGADSGVCAFLPSFSCAPGDGDAEPAEHIENELARLPETRAPGPRRQLAAPLVAVAPERPRNPQAAEETQGASAGWRNLSTHYPAALLPSTERLLESPAFVSLVSTTRRQPLYVAERLRGPGDPAPGRAGDRSASQTQGEEGDATQREEGAEEAEGVSSWPLSFGRKRSEAEAKGRRREPQGRDTATDAPRRTPGAEAAETQPVARTQERDSEERSDTVAGSGASSEDDAESSDAEQAQDGEGPTDAALGRRGLYSKKKQKGFKATGGVDRRGLNFTQDTRIEKAWSADNSDYLRSGYSKGHLAAVALHKDSLESVQSTFSLGANIVPQNQAVNAGEWFRLEMLTKALTQLYEDVYVVSGPLWIPSDLVARTTHVALPACPLRSSSAAHHAAPHAALARSVSAPASNAAAAAAASGADAKDAQREFERPSVAQADGGSPSPRRSGAAEAGADASKPCLRGRSAQALEADDTAGNGQCDEPSELAARRGFAARLLRGKPQEKRDGEHEGARSLMRNFACLRPFSSSPDVFPVSLEALTGSSVRDRASTSAFSLFSYFAPAPGTAPRADADVLELALRACREALREQADSQPSSSSFSSSSSSPAASHPSSGKAALLHMEHEVVGSRLVAVPTHLFKVVLGVRPRRAGHGRLAAKDADAETNSVPPAWAPPPVVLGAFVVPNKKIEARGSDLSSFRVPLQFVEWISGLDFQGLVAHARENALSLQDEAPAKSQSQPPLRQSDVKGRPAAPRVSESPQGSNEAVADGHKAPSWTAPRSLPLAPTAEQPREVPLELDTDPSATERARRRRHARERAARDNFLRSIDLCRPRALSAPGESGDAGPRGGGRWKEAPEAEDVKQGRKTKSRGERTPPPTTYSFCAPGAIDKLRSS